The Bubalus bubalis isolate 160015118507 breed Murrah chromosome 18, NDDB_SH_1, whole genome shotgun sequence genome contains a region encoding:
- the LOC102413727 gene encoding vomeronasal type-1 receptor 4-like: MKIMFSSDAILGFFFIFLICIGLMGNLVLFILYIDTFLTQSCLKKPIDVIFIHLTLVNVLTILFKLIPDVMPSFGERYFLDDVGCKTTLYIYRVTRGLSICTTAFLSVFQAITINPLNSKWAWLRSKLSMCIYPSFLFFWVTNLLIYIHIIETVRARNNFTIAGLGYYTVYCQTNQLQHHYAMAFLNVMVIRDLLFVILMMWSSIYMVTLLYKHRQRAQHIHSLSLSLQSSPEIKATHTILLLVGCFVFFYCLNNLIAFYLLYLPKKKPEMERITGLISSCYPSLCPFVLMKNKISKLTSFLSRRTITFSQRTFSR; encoded by the coding sequence atgaagaTAATGTTTTCAAGTGATGCAATCTTGGggtttttcttcatatttctgaTTTGTATTGGGCTCATGGGGAACTTGGTGCTCTTCATACTATATATAGACACTTTCTTAACTcagtcttgcctgaaaaagcccATTGATGTCATATTCATACACCTGACCTTGGTCAATGTTTTGACTATCTTGTTCAAGTTGATACCAGATGTCATGCCATCCTTTGGAGAAAGATATTTTCTGGATGATGTTGGTTGTAAGACAACTTTGTACATATATAGAGTGACCCGGGGTCTTTCCATCTGTACTACCGCTTTCCTGAGTGTGTTCCAAGCTATCACCATCAATCCTCTTAATTCTAAGTGGGCGTGGCTTAGATCTAAACTCTCGATGTGCATTTacccctctttccttttcttctgggtCACCAACTTGCTCATCTATATCCACATCATTGAAACTGTAAGGGCAAGGAACAATTTCACAATTGCTGGTCTTGGGTATTATACGGTATACTGTCAAACCAACCAGTTGCAACACCACTATGCAATGGCATTTTTGAATGTCATGGTGATTCGAGATCTCCTCTTTGTGATCCTCATGATGTGGTCCAGCATCTACATGGTGACCCTCCTCTACAAACACCGCCAGAGAGCCCAGCATATTCACAGCCTCAGCCTCTCTCTCCAGTCATCTCCTGAAATCAAAGCCACCCACACTATTCTTTTGCTGGTaggttgctttgttttcttttattgcttaaaCAACTTAATTGCCTTCTACTTGCTTTATTTACCCAAGAAAAAACCAGAAATGGAGAGAATTACTGGGCTAATTTCCTCCTGCTACCCATCCCTGTGCCCTTTTGtgctgatgaaaaataaaatttccaaactGACTTCCTTCCTTTCACGGAGGACAATTACCTTTTCTCAAAGAACATTTAGCAGATGA